The DNA sequence CTGGCGGCTGGCCTCGTAGCGCGGGCCGTCAGCGGTGCCGGGGCCAAGGCCGGCGCATCCGGAGAGCGCGAGGGCCACGGCCGCGGCCAGAAGACGAAGGGGCAGCTTGACGGCGGGTGTCGGGTTCATGTCGTTTACGGATCCAGAGCGATGCCGGCACGGCGCATCGCTTCGAGCACCGGCGCGTGAAAGGGTTCTGACAACGGCGTCAGCGGCAGGCGAATCCCTTCGGGAATCAGTCCCAGGCGGGCTGTGGCCCACTTCACTGGAATCGGGTTGGCTTCCAGGAACAGCGCATGGTGCAGCCCGTCCAGCCGGTCGTTGACTTCACGGGCCCGGCTCGCGTCGCCGGCGAGAGCGAGCGCGCACATCTCGTGCATCAGTGCGGGCGCCACGTTGGCGGTGACCGAAATGACGCCCTGTCCGCCGGCGAGCAGGAAGTCCAGCGCGGTCGCATCGTCGCCGCTGTACAGTTCCAGTCGGCCGCCGACGCGTTCGACCAGTTCGCGCGTCCGCTCCGGGCTCCCCAGCGCCTCCTTCAGGCCGACGATGTTGGGCACGCCGGCGAGCCGTTCGACCGTTTCGGGGAGCAGATCCACCGCAGTGCGTCCGGGAACGTTGTAGAGGATTTGCGGAATCTCGACGGCTTCGGCGACCGCGCGATAATGGCGGTACAGGCCTTCCTGTGTCGGTTTGTTGTAATACGGCGTGACCAGCAGGCAGGCGTCAGCGCCGGCGTCGCGCGCGCACCGGGTCAGCTCGATCGCCTCCCGGGTGGCATTCGCGCCGGTGCCGGCGATGACCGGTAGGCGGCCTTTCACGTGTTCGACCACCCGCGCAATCACCATGCAGTGTTCGTCGAAATCGAGGGTCGCCGATTCGCCCGTGGTGCCGACCGCAACGATGGCATCGGTGCCCGCGTCGATGTGCCAGTCGACGAGTCTCTGCAGCGATTCGTGGTCGATGCTGCCATCGGGTTGCATCGGTGTGACCAATGCGACCATGCTACCTTGAAACATTGCGCCCTCCGGGTACGCCAATGTCGCAGTCTACCGGCGGGGGAACAGGGGGTTCAAGAGACCATCGAATCTGCGTTGCCCGATGGGATGCGGCGTTTGCGCCGGGTTCGCAAGGTGATATGTTGCCTTCCTGTCCCGCTGCTTGTGCTGCTGTCATGTCGGATTCTCAGGGCGCGATTCCCGCCACCCACCTGGTCATGGTCCTGATCGGTGCCGATCGGCCCGGCCTGCTCGAGCAGGTCGCGCGGTTCGTGATGGATGCGGGCTGCAACCTCGAAGACAGCAGGATGTCGGTGCTGGCTGGCGTCTGCTGCATCAGCATGGCCGTCAGCGGCAACTGGAAAACCCTCGGAAAGCTCGAGAGTCGGTTGCCGAGACTGGAGGCGGAAACCGGGTTCAGTCTGATCGCGCGGCGCGTGCAGCCGGGGGAGGCGCCGCAGCAGGCGATGCCGTATACGGTCGATGTCGTCGCGCTCGACGAGGTCGGGATCGTGCATGCGCTCGCCGAGTTTTTCACCAGCCGCGGCGTGAACATCCGGGACATGCATACCCGCGCGTTTCGCGCGCAGCAGACCGGTACCCGCATGTTCTCCGCGAATCTGGTCGTCGATATCCCGGCCGAGCAGCATCTCGCCAGCCTGCGCGGGGATTTTCTCGATTTTTGCGACGACTTGAACCTCGATGGCGTGCTGGACCCGATCAAGGGCTGAAGGTAGGTCCAGCGCGGACCATCGTTTCTGCCTCCGTATTCCAAGGGAATCGACATGAACATTGCCATCGATCAGACCGTTCCGACCGACCTGCGGCTGCCGGCGACTGACGAGCAGTCGCTCGCGCTCGGCGATTTCGCCGGCCGGCGCATCGTGCTGTATTTCTACCCGAAGGACAGTACACCGGGCTGCACCAGCGAAAGCCGCGACTTTGCCGCGCACCAGGCCGATTTCGATGCCGCCAACGCGGTGATCCTCGGGGTCTCCCGTGACAGCGTGAAGAGCCACGAGCGCTTCCGGAGCCGCGAAGGCCTGACCTTCGACCTGCTGAGCGATGCCGACGAAGCCCTTTGCGAGGCCTTCGGTGTCATCAAGATGAAAAACATGTACGGCAAACAAGTACGCGGGATCGAACGCTCGACGTTTCTGATCGACGAAAACGGCGTACTGCGCAGGGAATGGCGCAAGGTCAAGGTCCCGGGGCACGTTGCCGAAGTGCTGGACGCGGTGCGCGAACTCTAGCCCATGTTTGTCAGGCGGTATAAAGCTCTCCACAAGATCAATTATTTGAAGTAGGCGTAGGGCGGGAGAGGCCGAAGGCCGTCATCCGCCATCCGGCGCCGGGATTGCCGCAGGCGCCGGGGATGCGCGAACGCCGAGCGGCGGATGGCGCTGCGCTTTTCCGCCCTACGGGTCGCCCGGGACACGAGACAGGCCGTGACTTTCACGCTAACTGTGCCCGAACCCTAGACGAAAGTGCCAATCCGCCCGGAGGGTCCATGGCCAAGAAGGAGATGCGCAGCAACCGCCTGTTCGTGCTCGACACCAATGTGCTGATGCATGACCCGACCGCGCTGTTCCGGTTTCAGGAGCACGACATCTTTTTGCCGATGGTAGTGCTGGAGGAGCTCGACTGCAGCAAGAAGGGCGTTTCCGAAGTCGCCCGGAACGTGCGCCAGGTCAGCCGATTCATCGACGAGTTGACCCAGGACGCCACCCACGAGCAGATCCGGCAAGGGCTTCCGTTGCATGCGCGGTCGCTGGCGGATGCCAGCTTCCATGCCAGCGGGCGCCTGTTCTTCCAAACCCGCGCGATGGCCGCGCAGATCCCCGAGACGCTGCCCGGATCGACCCCCGACAACACCATCCTGGCCACTGCACTCGCGCTGCAGAACGACCTCCCGGATGTCGACCTGACGCTGGTTTCGAAGGACATCAACCTGCGCATCAAGGCCGCGGTGCTCGGGCTGCATGCGGAAGACTATTTCAGCGATCAGGTGCTCGATGACGTCAGCCTGCTGTATTCGGGAATGGCGGAGCTGCCGGAGGATTTCTGGGACTCGCACGGTCGGGAAATGGATTCGTGGCAGGAAAGCGGGCGCACCTATTACCGGGTCAGCGGCCCGCTGGTCATGCAATGGCACCCGAACCAGTTCATCTACCGGGACGGTGATCCCCCGATCCAGGCGATCGTCCTGGAACTCGACCATCAGGCCGAGAACGCGGTGATCGAACTCGTCGACGACTACCTGCATCCACGGCACACCGTCTGGGGGATCAATGCGCGCAACCGCGAGCAGAACTTCGCGCTGAACCTGCTGATGGATCCGGAGGTGGACTTCGTGTCGCTGGTGGGCGCAGCGGGCACCGGCAAGACGCTGCTGACGCTGGCGGCCGGTCTGGCGCAGACGCTCGAGGACAATGTCTACAAGGAGATCATCATGACCCGGGTCACGATCCCGGTGGGTGAGGACATCGGCTTCCTGCCGGGTACCGAGGAGGAGAAGATGACGCCGTGGATGGGGGCGCTGATCGACAACCTGGAGGTGCTGACCCGGACCGAAGGCGGAGGCGACTGGGGCCGCGCCGCGACCAACGACGTGATCCAGAACCGGATCAAGCTGCGGTCGCTGAACTTCATGCGCGGCCGCACCTTCCTGAACCGCTACATCATTCTCGACGAGGCGCAGAACCTGACCAGCAAACAGATGAAGACGCTGATCACGCGCGCGGGGCCGGGTTCAAAGGTCGTTGCGCTGGGCAACATCGCGCAGATCGACACGCCGTACCTGACCGAGACCACCTCGGGGCTCACCTATGTGGTCGACCGCTTTCGCCACTGGACGCACAGCGGTCACGTCACGCTGACGCGCGGAGAACGGTCGCGGCTCGCCGACTACGCGTCGCGTTCGCTCTGAGGGGGCTGCCGGCCGGCCGCCTTCCGCGGCGGCGGGGGTTCGCCCCGGCCGTCGCCGTGAATGGCGCGGAGGATGCCCGGGGCATCGAGCCCGTAATCCGACAACAGGCGCTCCCGCGGCCCGTGTGCGGTGAAATGGTCCGGCAGGCCCAGCGTCAGGCAGGGGGTCGCCAGATCCAGCGCGGTCAGCGCCTCGAGCACCGCGCTTCCCGCCCCGCCGGCCAGCGCATGGTCCTCGAGCGTCACGAAGCGTTCATGGTCGCGCGCCAGCCGCTCGAGGAGATCCGTGTCCAGTGGTTTGATGAAGCGCATGTTGACCACCGTCGCATCGATCGCCTCGGCGGCTTCCAGCGCCGCTTCCAGCAATGGGCCAAAGCTCAGCAGCGCGATTCGGTGTCCGTTGCGCACGATCGCCGCCTTGCCGACCGGGATCGGATCGAGATCGGTGCCGGGTGCCGTCCCGGGGCCGCGCCCGCGCGGGTAGCGGACTGCCGCTGGCCCGGTGCAGGCGAATCCGGTGCTGAGCATGCGCCGGCACTCGGCCTCGTCGGCTGGCGCCATCAGCACCAGGTTCGGGACGGTGCGCAACAGACTGATGTCGAACACGCCGGCGTGGGTGGGGCCGTCCGGCCCGACGATCCCGGCCCGATCGATCGCGAACAGCACCGGCAGGTTCTGCAGCGCGACGTCGTGGATCACCTGGTCCAGCGCGCGCTGCAGGAAGGTCGAGTAGATCGCGACGACCGGGTGCAGTCCTTCGCAGGCCATGCCGGCCGCCAGCGTGACCGCGTGCTGTTCGGCGATGCCGACGTCGAAGTAGCGGTCGGGGAATTCCTCGGAGAAGCGCACCAGGCCCGATCCCTCGCGCATCGCCGGGGTGATCCCGACCAGCCGTGCGTCGATTCGGGCCTGGTCGCAAAGCCAGTTGCCGAATACCTCGGTATAGGTCGGTGCCTTTGCCTGCGCCGCGGCGGCGAGGCCGGCGTCCGGGCTGAATTGCCCGACCCCGTGGTAGCGGCAGGGGTCGTCTTCGGCGGGCGCGTATCCGTGGCCCTTGCGCGTGACGATGTGCAGCAGCCGCGGTCCGCGCAAATCGCGCAGGTTGGACAGCATCGCGACCAGCCCGTCGACGTCGTGTCCGTCCACCGGTCCGAAATAGCGGAAGCCCAGTTCCTCGAACAGCGTGCCGGGCATGATCATGCCCTTCACGTGCTCCTCGGCGCGCTGCGCGAGGGCCCGGACCGGCGGCATGTATTCGAGCACCTTCTTCGAACCTTCCCGCACGCTGCAGTACAGCCGACCTGAAAGCAGGCGGGCGAGATACTGGCTCATCGCGCCGACATTGGGCGAGATCGACATCTCGTTGTCGTTCAGGATCACCAGCAGGTCGCAATCGAGCTCGCCGACGTGGTTCAGCGCCTCGTAGGCCATGCCGGCGGTCATCGCGCCGTCACCGATCACCGCGACATGGCGGTGCCTGGCTCCGGTCCGTGCCGCCGCCAGCGCCATCCCGGCGGCCGCGCTGATCGAGGTGCTCGAGTGGCCGGTGCCGAAGGCGTCGTACTCGCTCTCGTCCCGTTTCGGGAAGCCGGCGAGGCCGCCGTACTGGCGCAGCGTCGCCATCGCGTCGCGGCGCCCGGTGAGGATCTTGTGCGCATAGGCCTGGTGCCCGACGTCCCAGACGATGCGGTCGCGTGGCGTGTCGAACACGTAGTGCAACGCGATCGCGAGTTCGACGGTTCCCAGGTTGGCTGCCAGGTGCCCGCCCGTACGCGCCACCGTGTCGATCAGGAATCGGCGCAGTTCCGACGCGATGCGTTCCAGGTCGGAGACGCTGCGCGTACGCAGATCCGCCGGCCAGTCGATCGAATCGAGCCGTGGGGTGTCGCTCATGCTCGGCCCGGCGGCCGCGCCGCCGCGGGCGGCTGCCACGCTTGGGGCCGCCTTCGGGGGGTGCTGCCTGCGTGGTCGTTGCACTCGATCATCGGTCGGCCCGGATTCAATGCCTGCGCTCCACGATGTACCGGGCGAGGAAGCGAAGCAAGTCGGCCTCCGTGCCAAAGGGTTGCAGATTTTCCAGCGCCTCGTCGACCAGTTCGGCGGCCCGCTGCCGCGACGCCTCCAGGCCCAGCAGTGCGGGAAAGGTCGCCTTCTCGAGCAGACTGTCGGCGCCGCAGGCCTTGCCCAAGAGCTCCGGATCCCCTTCGACATCGAGCACGTCGTCGCGGATCTGGAACGCGAGGCCGATACAGTCGGCATAGGTGCCGAGCCGGGCCCGCGTCTCGGCGTCTGCATGGCCCGCCTGAGCCGGCAGCAGCACCGAGGCGCGGATCAGTGCGCCGGTCTTCAGCCGATGCATGGTTTCGAGGTCGGTGACGTTCAGCGATTGTCCCTCGGATGCGAGATCGATCGCCTGACCGCCGGCCATGCCGTGAATGCCTGCGGCATGGGCCAACTCCTTCGCCAGCCCGAGTCGGGTATCGGCGTGCACGCCCGCCGTGGCATCGAGCAGTGTCGCGAACGCGAGCGCCTGCAGCGCGTCGCCGGCCAGGATCGCGCTGGCCTCGCCATAGACTTTGTGGCAGGTCGGCTTGCCACGGCGCAGATCGTCGTCATCCATGGCCGGCAGGTCGTCGTGGATCAGGGAGTACACGTGGATCATCTCGACCGCTGCCGCGATCGCATCCAGCGCCGCGTCGGGTGCCCCCACCGCCTGGCCCGTCGCGTAGACCAGCAGGGGGCGCAGCCGTTTGCCACCGCCCAGCGTCGAATAGCGCATCGCAGCGATCAACTCGGGAACCGGCGCGTCTTCGGGATCCAGGGTCCGGTCCAGGAACGCCTCGATGCGCTTCTGGTACGCTTCGATCCGATGGTTCACGCGCAGCGCCGATCAGAACGGGACATCGTCCGGGTCGGCAATATCCGGAACTTTTGTGGAGTCATTGGGGTCCGAGGCTGTGTCAGTGGGGGTAGCGGGGCGGTCGACCGAGCGCTCGATGCGTTGCTGGGCATCGTCGAGCGCCGTCTGGCAGGCCCGCACCAGCTCCATGCCGCGTTGGTATTCGCGCAGGGCATCTTCCAGCGGCATGTCGCCCGTCTCCATGCGGGCGACGAGCTGCTCGAGGGCCTCCATGGCCGCTTCGAAGCTGGCCGGGGTTTCGGGAGGGGGGATTTCTGGCATGATCCGGGTCGGCATGGGCGCTGGAAAAAGGTACCGAATCCGAAGCCCCCTGGGAAGCCGAATGCACCGAAGCGGAGGTTGACAACCGTTTAGACCGGGTCTAAAGTCTCGCCACGGTTTAGACGCAGTCTAAATTCCGTGCCTGCCATTGGCGGGCAGCGCATACCCACTCAGTCCAACAGAGGAGATCGACGATGGACCTGAAAGGCAGCAAGACCGAGAACAACCTGCAGGAAGCCTTTTCCGGCGAATCCCAGGCCAACCGCCGCTACCTGTACTTCGCATCCAAGGCGGACGTCGAAGGCTACAACGATGTCGCCACCGTGTTCCGTTCCACCGCCGAGGGCGAGACCGGCCACGCGCATGGCCACCTCGAGTATCTCGAAACCTGCGGTGATCCGGCCACCGGCCTGCCGTTCGGCGGCACCGAGGCCAACCTGAAGACGGCCATCGCCGGCGAAACCCACGAGTACACCGACATGTACCCGGGCATGGCGAAGACCGCGCGCGACGAGGGCTTCGACGAGATCGCCGACTGGTTCGAAACTCTGGCCAAGGCAGAGCGTTCGCACGCCAACCGCTTCCAGAAGGCGCTGGACACCCTGAACGCCTGATCGGCTTCGGGAGAGAGCATCGGGCGGGGCCGGCGATCCGGCCCCGTTCCCTGTCAGTGAAGACTCCAGGCCTGGGAGAAACGCATGTCCGCGCCGACGCAGAATAAACGTGAAGGCAGTCTCGAAGCCCCGACCCGCCATCCGCTGGATTGGCGCAACCCCGATTTCTACGACGAAGGCTCGCTCTTCACCGAGCTGGAGCGTGTCTTCGACATCTGCCATGGCTGCCGCCGCTGCGTGAGCCTGTGCAACTCGTTCCCCACCCTGTTCGATCTGGTCGACGAATCCGACACCATGGAAGTGGACGGGGTGAAGAAGGACGACTACTGGAAGGTCGTCGACCACTGCTACCTGTGCGACCTGTGCTATCTGACCAAGTGTCCGTACGTACCGCCGCACGAGTGGAACGTCGACTTCCCACATCTGATGCTGCGCGGCAAGGCGGTGCGCTTCAAGAAGGAAGGCGCGAAAACCGCGCACAAGCTGATGTCCAGCACTGACCTGATCGGCACGCTGGCCGGCATCCCGGTGGTGGCGCAGACGGTGAACGCGGTGAACCGCAACGGGGCGGCGCGCAAGCTGCTGGACAAGACGCTGGGCGTGCACCCCGACGCGAGTCTGCCGAAATACCACAGCCGCAAGGGCCGCAAGCGCGCTGCGCAGGCAGCGGCGTCAGTGCCCGCGCCGGAGGCGGTGAACGGCACCACTGGCCGCGTGGCGTTGTTCGCGACCTGCTATGGCAATTACAACGAGCCCCACATCGTCGAGGACCTGGTCAAGGTCTTCAATCACAACGGCATCGAGGTCACGCTGCTCGACAAGGAGCAGTGCTGCGGGATGCCCAAGCTGGAACTCGGCGATCTCGAGGCGGTGGCGGCCGCGAAGGACTTCAACGTTCCCGCGATGAAGCGCATGATCGACCAGGGCTACGACATCGTCGGGCCGGTGCCATCCTGCGTGCTGATGTTCAAGCAGGAACTGCCGTTGATGTTCCCGGACGATGCCGACGTGCAGTCGGTGAAGGAGCGGATCTTCGACCCGTTCGAGTACCTGATGGCCCGTCATGCCGGCGGCCGGCTGAACACCGATTTCCCGCAGCGCTTGGGCAAGGTCGCCTATCACGCCGCCTGTCATCTGCGGGTGCAGAACATGGGCCTGAAGACACGCGACCTGCTGAAGCTCGTGCCCGACACCGAGATCGACGTGATCGAGCGCTGCTCCGGGCACGACGGCACCTACGGCGTCAAGACCGAGTTCTTCGAGACCGCGACCAAGATCTGCCGGCCGGTGGTCGGTCGGGTCCAGAAGGCCGAGGCGGACCACTTTTCCAGCGACTGCCCGATGGCCGGGCACATGATCGAGAATGGTCTGAAAGACGGGCGCGAACCCGAGCACCCGCTGACCCTGCTGCGCAAGGCGTACGGGCTTTAACCGAATCCGACCGAGGAGACCAGAAAATGTCGAGTGATGGTTACCACGAACCCGTAGGGGAGCTGAGCGACGAGAGCCGGGAAATGCACCGGGCGATCGTGTCGCTGATGGAAGAGCTCGAGGCCGTGGACTGGTACCAGCAGCGCGTCGACGCCTGCAAGGATCCGGAATTGCGCGCGATCCTCGCACACAACCGTGACGAGGAAATCGAACACGCGGCGATGGTGCTCGAGTGGATCCGTCGCAGGAACCCGGTGTTCGACAAGGAACTGCGCGACAACCTGTTCTCCGACAAGGATTACACCGACATCGGTCACCACGATCACGACCATTGACGCGCGGGGCGGGGTGCCGGAGTCGGTCGCAGCAATCGGGATCGGCCCGGGGACTGCCCGGCCCTGCCAGCCGACTCGTTCCGGAAGCGAGGGCCTGCGCCGCTATTGTGGGTGGGCGCGGATCTTCCGGATCGGACCCAGACTCTGGAGGTAGCTGTGAGCAAGCTGAGCCGAGACGACCTGTACTCGCTGGAGAAGTATTCGGAACTGCGTCCCGCGTTCCGGGCCGAGTTGATGCAGCACAAGAAGAACCGCGTGCTGCAGGTCGGCCCCAACGTGACGCTGCATTTCGAGGATCGCAAGACGATGCTGTACCAGATCCAGGAAATGCTGCGCGCGGAGAAGATCTTCGACGCCGCCGGCATCCAGGACGAACTCGACGCGTACAACCCGCTGATCCCGGACGGGACCAACTGGAAGGCGACGATGATGGTCGAGTTCCCCGACATCGACGAGCGCAAGGTGGCGCTGGGTCGGCTGATCGGGATCGAGGACAAGACCTACGTGCAGGTCGAGGGCTTCGACAAGGTCTACCCGATCGCCGACGAGGATCTCGAGCGTGACACCGAGGACAAGACCTCGTCGGTGCATTTCCTGCGTTTCGAGCTGACCGCCGAGATGATCGCCGCGGTGAAGAAGGGCGCCGGCATCGCGGTCGGCGTCGAACACGAGCACTATGCCCACCGGGTCGATGCCGTGGCGCCGGCGATGCGGGATTCCCTGGCCGAAGACCTCGCGGCCGCGAACTGACGCAATGCCGGCGTCCGCGCGTACGGGCGCCGCCGTAGGCACGCCACTGGGCCACGCCTGGCGCCGAACCCTGGCGCTGGCGGGGAGTCCGACGCGCCCCGGGGTTTCCCTGACGTCAGATCAGATCCAGCGCGTCCGACAGGTGTTCGACCGGTGCGATCTCGATGCCGGGCAGGCGCCGGCGGATGCGGTTGCCGGCGGGAATGATCGCGCGCGTCATGCCGTGCTTGGCGGCCTCGGCCAGACGTTCCTCGCCGTTCGGCACCGGGCGCACTTCGCCCGATAGTCCGATCTCCCCGAAGCAGGCCAGATCCATGCCCAGCGGGCGGTCGCGCAGCGACGAAAGCGCCGCGACCAGCATCGGCAGATCGGCGGCGGTCTCGGACACCCGCACTCCGCCGACCACGTTCACGAACACGTCCTGGTCGAACAAGGTGATGCCGCCGTGCCGTCCCAGCACCGCGAGCAGCATGATCAGCCGGTTCTGCTCCAGGCCGAGCGTGACCCGCCGCGGCTGCGGGGCGTGGGTCTCGGCGACCAGGGCCTGCACCTCGACCAGCAGCGGGCGGGTGCCTTCGCGGGTCACCATCACTACGCTTCCGGGCACCGCCCGGCTGTGTCGGGACAGGAAGATCGCCGACGGGTTCGCGACCGGCTTCAGTCCGTCCTCCTGCATCGCGAACACGCCGAGTTCGTTGACCGCGCCGAAGCGGTTTTTGACCGCCCGCAGCATGCGGTAGCGCCCACCGGGGTCGCCTTCGAAATACAGCACCGTGTCGACCATGTGCTCGAGCACCCGCGGACCCGCGATCTGCCCGTCCTTGGTCACGTGGCCGACCAGGATCACGGTCACGCCGCGCTGCTTTGCCAGCCGCACCAGCGCCGCGGCGCTCTCGCGTACCTGCGACACCGATCCCGGCGCCGATTGCAGCGCCGCGGTGTACAGCGTCTGGATGGAATCGATCACCAATACCCGCGGCCGCTCGCGGTCGCTGGTCGCGATCACGTTCTCCACCTGGGTCTCGGTCAACAGGCGCAGGCCGGCGACGTCGAGGCTCAGGCGGCGCGCGCGCAGGCTGACCTGCTGCGCCGATTCCTCGCCGGTCACATACAGGCTCTGCTCCGGCGGCAGCAGCGCCAGCACCTGCAGCAGCAGCGTCGACTTGCCGATGCCGGGGTCGCCACCGATCAGCACCACCGAGCCGGGGACCAGTCCGCCGCCCAGGCTGCGGTCGAGCTCGGACAGGCCGGTGGCGATGCGCGGCAGTTCGCGTGTTTCGACTTCTCCGAGGCGCGTGATCCGGCCCGCCTCGCCGGCATAGCCTCCGCCGCGCGGGCCCTGTACGGCGGCGTTTGCGGCCAGTTCTTCCAGGCTGTTCCAGGCGCCGCAGTCCCCGCACTGCCCGGACCACTTCGGGCTGGTGCCCCCGCATTCCCGGCAGACGTACTGCAGCTTCGGCTTCGCCATCAGGATGCCTCCGGCGGACTCGGCGGGGCTGCCGGCGGGATGCGCACCGTGCGCACGGTGTTGTTCTTGATCTGCACGATGTCCATCACCACGCCCGCGATGCGTACGCTCGCCGGCGCCTCGGGGATCTCCTCCAGGTGTTCGACGATCAGGCCGCTGAGGGTTTTCGGGCCGTCGACCGGCAGGTTCAGGTCGAGGGCGCGATTGAGCTCGCGCAGGTGGATGCCGCCGTCGACCACCACGCTGCCGTCGGGCTGGCGCAGTACGTCGTCGCTCATGGTCGGCGAATCGGTGGTGAACTCGCCGACGATTTCCTCGAGAAGATCCTCGAGCGTCACCAAGCCCTCGATGTCGCCGTACTCGTCCACCACCAGGCCGATGCGCCGCTTTTCCTTCTGGAAGTTGATCAGCTGGCGGTTCAGCGCCGTTCCCTCGGGTATGAAATAGGGTGGAGTGATCACCGCCCGAAGCTCCTCGGCACCAAAGGATTCGCGGTAGGCCAGCGGCAGCACGTCGCGCATGTGCACGAAGCCGAGTACGCGGTCGAGCTCGCCCTCGATCACCGGCACGCGCGTGAAGCTGCCGCTCAGGATCTGGTCGAGCACGTCGTTCCAGTCTTCTTCGAGATCGAGCGCGACGATTTCGTTGCGCGGGATCATGATGTCCTCGACCGTGGTGCGCTCGAGATCGAGCAGGTTGATCAGCATGCGCTGGTGCTTCGCCGGGATCAGCGATCCGGCCTCGACCACGACCGAACGCAGCTCGTCGGCGGACAGGGCCGCGCGCTGGCGGGCATCCATCCGGATCCCGAAAACGCGCAGGAAGCCGTTTGCCAGGAAGTTGATCACGAATACCACGGGCGCGAGCGGGCGGATCAGCGCGCTGTAGACCCAGGCGGCCGGATAGGCGATGCGTTCGCTGTGCAGCGCTGCGACCGTTTTCGGCGCGGTTTCCGCAAAGATCAGCAGCGCCAGCGTGAGCAGGCCGGTGGCGATCGCGACCCCGGTATCGCCGAACAGGCGCCAGCCGATGAAGGTCGCGATCTGCGTGATCAGGATATTGACGAAATTGTTGCCGAGCAGGATCAGGCCGATCAGGCGATCCGGGCGCTCGAGCAGGCGTGCCGC is a window from the Thioalkalivibrio paradoxus ARh 1 genome containing:
- the dxs gene encoding 1-deoxy-D-xylulose-5-phosphate synthase, producing the protein MSDTPRLDSIDWPADLRTRSVSDLERIASELRRFLIDTVARTGGHLAANLGTVELAIALHYVFDTPRDRIVWDVGHQAYAHKILTGRRDAMATLRQYGGLAGFPKRDESEYDAFGTGHSSTSISAAAGMALAAARTGARHRHVAVIGDGAMTAGMAYEALNHVGELDCDLLVILNDNEMSISPNVGAMSQYLARLLSGRLYCSVREGSKKVLEYMPPVRALAQRAEEHVKGMIMPGTLFEELGFRYFGPVDGHDVDGLVAMLSNLRDLRGPRLLHIVTRKGHGYAPAEDDPCRYHGVGQFSPDAGLAAAAQAKAPTYTEVFGNWLCDQARIDARLVGITPAMREGSGLVRFSEEFPDRYFDVGIAEQHAVTLAAGMACEGLHPVVAIYSTFLQRALDQVIHDVALQNLPVLFAIDRAGIVGPDGPTHAGVFDISLLRTVPNLVLMAPADEAECRRMLSTGFACTGPAAVRYPRGRGPGTAPGTDLDPIPVGKAAIVRNGHRIALLSFGPLLEAALEAAEAIDATVVNMRFIKPLDTDLLERLARDHERFVTLEDHALAGGAGSAVLEALTALDLATPCLTLGLPDHFTAHGPRERLLSDYGLDAPGILRAIHGDGRGEPPPPRKAAGRQPPQSERDA
- the dapA gene encoding 4-hydroxy-tetrahydrodipicolinate synthase, with product MFQGSMVALVTPMQPDGSIDHESLQRLVDWHIDAGTDAIVAVGTTGESATLDFDEHCMVIARVVEHVKGRLPVIAGTGANATREAIELTRCARDAGADACLLVTPYYNKPTQEGLYRHYRAVAEAVEIPQILYNVPGRTAVDLLPETVERLAGVPNIVGLKEALGSPERTRELVERVGGRLELYSGDDATALDFLLAGGQGVISVTANVAPALMHEMCALALAGDASRAREVNDRLDGLHHALFLEANPIPVKWATARLGLIPEGIRLPLTPLSEPFHAPVLEAMRRAGIALDP
- the xseB gene encoding exodeoxyribonuclease VII small subunit; translated protein: MPEIPPPETPASFEAAMEALEQLVARMETGDMPLEDALREYQRGMELVRACQTALDDAQQRIERSVDRPATPTDTASDPNDSTKVPDIADPDDVPF
- a CDS encoding glycine cleavage system protein R, yielding MSDSQGAIPATHLVMVLIGADRPGLLEQVARFVMDAGCNLEDSRMSVLAGVCCISMAVSGNWKTLGKLESRLPRLEAETGFSLIARRVQPGEAPQQAMPYTVDVVALDEVGIVHALAEFFTSRGVNIRDMHTRAFRAQQTGTRMFSANLVVDIPAEQHLASLRGDFLDFCDDLNLDGVLDPIKG
- the ispA gene encoding (2E,6E)-farnesyl diphosphate synthase, which produces MNHRIEAYQKRIEAFLDRTLDPEDAPVPELIAAMRYSTLGGGKRLRPLLVYATGQAVGAPDAALDAIAAAVEMIHVYSLIHDDLPAMDDDDLRRGKPTCHKVYGEASAILAGDALQALAFATLLDATAGVHADTRLGLAKELAHAAGIHGMAGGQAIDLASEGQSLNVTDLETMHRLKTGALIRASVLLPAQAGHADAETRARLGTYADCIGLAFQIRDDVLDVEGDPELLGKACGADSLLEKATFPALLGLEASRQRAAELVDEALENLQPFGTEADLLRFLARYIVERRH
- a CDS encoding rubrerythrin family protein gives rise to the protein MDLKGSKTENNLQEAFSGESQANRRYLYFASKADVEGYNDVATVFRSTAEGETGHAHGHLEYLETCGDPATGLPFGGTEANLKTAIAGETHEYTDMYPGMAKTARDEGFDEIADWFETLAKAERSHANRFQKALDTLNA
- a CDS encoding peroxiredoxin; the encoded protein is MNIAIDQTVPTDLRLPATDEQSLALGDFAGRRIVLYFYPKDSTPGCTSESRDFAAHQADFDAANAVILGVSRDSVKSHERFRSREGLTFDLLSDADEALCEAFGVIKMKNMYGKQVRGIERSTFLIDENGVLRREWRKVKVPGHVAEVLDAVREL
- a CDS encoding PhoH family protein; amino-acid sequence: MAKKEMRSNRLFVLDTNVLMHDPTALFRFQEHDIFLPMVVLEELDCSKKGVSEVARNVRQVSRFIDELTQDATHEQIRQGLPLHARSLADASFHASGRLFFQTRAMAAQIPETLPGSTPDNTILATALALQNDLPDVDLTLVSKDINLRIKAAVLGLHAEDYFSDQVLDDVSLLYSGMAELPEDFWDSHGREMDSWQESGRTYYRVSGPLVMQWHPNQFIYRDGDPPIQAIVLELDHQAENAVIELVDDYLHPRHTVWGINARNREQNFALNLLMDPEVDFVSLVGAAGTGKTLLTLAAGLAQTLEDNVYKEIIMTRVTIPVGEDIGFLPGTEEEKMTPWMGALIDNLEVLTRTEGGGDWGRAATNDVIQNRIKLRSLNFMRGRTFLNRYIILDEAQNLTSKQMKTLITRAGPGSKVVALGNIAQIDTPYLTETTSGLTYVVDRFRHWTHSGHVTLTRGERSRLADYASRSL